The following proteins come from a genomic window of Mucinivorans hirudinis:
- a CDS encoding Sulfur carrier protein adenylyltransferase ThiF, whose product MTMRYSRNRIYVRPEEQNLIKNYRVLLGGAGIGSIIAECALRFGFETITIVDGDVVEESNLNRQNYRVEDIGKPKAEALAERLLSINPGADITVINKFIDHDNVEEIVRDHDIAINALDFKSDIPFVFDDWCKKYSIPVLHPYNIGWGGMVILVEPTGIQLKEFAKEPRNFEVQLIEHIVNYFKFWNVPKPWIENIITQYKNEDAVLPPPQLSIASWIVGGLCTNIIFFIATGQPVKRYPKFYLSSIIDDRN is encoded by the coding sequence ATGACAATGAGATACAGCAGAAACAGGATTTATGTTCGTCCCGAGGAGCAAAATCTAATCAAAAACTATCGGGTACTATTGGGAGGCGCAGGTATAGGCAGCATTATTGCGGAATGTGCTCTCAGGTTCGGCTTTGAAACGATTACTATTGTAGATGGTGATGTTGTTGAGGAGTCTAATCTGAATCGGCAAAATTATCGCGTCGAGGATATTGGAAAACCAAAGGCAGAAGCATTAGCAGAGAGATTATTAAGCATCAATCCGGGTGCAGATATCACTGTGATAAACAAATTTATTGACCACGACAATGTGGAGGAAATCGTACGAGACCACGATATTGCAATAAATGCGTTGGACTTCAAATCTGACATCCCGTTTGTTTTTGACGATTGGTGTAAGAAATATTCGATTCCCGTGCTGCACCCCTACAATATCGGGTGGGGAGGTATGGTTATTTTAGTTGAACCTACCGGTATCCAACTAAAAGAGTTTGCAAAGGAACCGCGAAATTTTGAAGTGCAACTGATAGAGCACATTGTCAATTACTTCAAATTTTGGAACGTGCCCAAGCCGTGGATTGAAAATATTATCACACAGTATAAAAATGAAGATGCAGTACTGCCCCCTCCGCAACTCTCTATTGCCTCGTGGATTGTTGGTGGGTTGTGCACCAATATCATATTTTTTATCGCAACCGGACAGCCCGTTAAACGCTATCCGAAATTCTATCTCTCCTCAATTATTGATGATAGAAATTAA